A region from the Linepithema humile isolate Giens D197 chromosome 1, Lhum_UNIL_v1.0, whole genome shotgun sequence genome encodes:
- the LOC136997281 gene encoding uncharacterized protein: MSNDIRDYDEPVAKKKLYHSHPWKIDGNLSIPLRTLQRWRNKVRASLDENNSIIFVEEGSSTGIKDQTVHESNSSADSEEKSLLLVDDDGSELEENDDDEGTEEDAEGEEEEEEEVEGEEEDEEENEESKNEEEDENNVSDIERNCSSESSYEVGDNQDNQNDEVVETYSMLYENSPKSTDECVLAVFELYIKHRMTKENLKNTLLTICNMLPQPNNMPKSCFQLFQYTRNIAPQCSVTEHFYCKTCLFYDNNIFVNNCCRVCLSGGGRSVFYELDISQQIRHMFEHRNLAEILNQSKCRDRDPNVISDITDGTEYIRVNCRREKGVYDLTLILNTDGVSLMKSSKAQFWPLMFMIAEIPEYLRESFLVVTGLWYDERKPLMNTYLQPFCSKLQDCFNAGVNWIDPKTNESGNSKIVAPLIVADAPCRAEMQNISYYNGRFGCNNCEIKTKKCTVVETLSGKKRIRIYPFINEITLRTGEKMEKQGKKAAKQNTIIKGVKGRSIIAALPLIDVGTCFMPEYMHSVLLGVVKQFMVLWFEKTGDWNVKHFMAEIDTRLLNILPPDTFSRLPRSIFHFKSYKASEFYNWLLFYSVPIMIDYLPEKYFQHWLLLVIAIFTLLQKNIKKVPDLDEAEYLLKLFVRDIEILYDDRQLTYNVHQLLHLTLCVRRWGPLWANSAFPFENFNGFLSNFVHGSKHIGKEIANNLQIVNGVQILRNKVNKINRSNSTLQKDNEVNGNSVKVTLSDSERELLIAHQFSVTNILMYARATISSKTYTSEIYKKIKSNSYTVYINFQDKSNIYGSIRFFFKSKGVVYFILRQFFVKHVNIIYNQDTMMKVKHVIPVEENRHQFVIINSNDINFMHKVVKIENFICKQPNFLSKIL, from the coding sequence atccCTCTAAGAACATTACAAAGATGGCGGAATAAAGTAAGGGCTTCTTTGGATGAAAATAATTCCATTATATTTGTAGAAGAAGGCTCATCTACAGGTATCAAAGATCAGACCGTACATGAAAGCAATAGCTCAGCTGACTCGGAAGAAAAAAGCCTACTACTAGTAGATGACGATGGCAGCGAATTGGAAGAAAACGATGATGATGAAGGAACAGAAGAAGACGCTGAAggtgaagaagaagaagaagaagaagttgaaggagaagaagaagatgaagaagaaaatgaagaaagcaaaaatgaagaagaggatgaaaataatgttagTGACATTGAGAGGAACTGCAGTTCGGAGAGTAGTTATGAGGTTGGTGACAATCAAGACAATCAAAATGACGAGGTAGTTGAAACATATAGTATGTTGTATGAGAATAGCCCAAAAAGTACAGATGAATGTGTCTTAGCTGTTTTCGAATTGTACATTAAACACAGGATGAcgaaagagaatttaaaaaatactttgttgACAATTTGTAATATGCTTCCACAGCCGAATAATATGCCTAAATCTTGTTTTCAGTTATTTCAGTATACTCGAAACATCGCTCCTCAGTGCTCTGTCACGGAACACTTCTATTGTAAAACGTgtcttttttatgataataatatctttgttAACAACTGTTGCCGAGTATGTTTATCAGGCGGCGGTAGATCGGTATTTTATGAATTGGATATATCGCAGCAAATTAGACATATGTTTGAGCATAGAAATCTTGCTGAGATTTTAAATCAATCGAAGTGTCGTGATCGCGATCCAAATGTAATTAGCGACATTACTGATGGAACAGAATATATTAGAGTAAATTGTAGAAGGGAAAAAGGAGTGTatgatttaactttaatattaaatactgaTGGTGTTTCATTAATGAAAAGTTCAAAGGCTCAGTTTTGGCCATTAATGTTTATGATAGCTGAAATCCCAGAGTATCTTCGGGAATCTTTCTTAGTCGTCACTGGTTTGTGGTATGATGAACGCAAACCGTTAATGAATACTTATCTTCAACCGTTTTGTTCAAAATTACAAGATTGTTTTAATGCCGGCGTTAATTGGATTGATCCAAAGACTAATGAGAGTGGCAATTCTAAAATTGTAGCTCCATTGATAGTGGCTGATGCCCCATGCAGAGCAgagatgcaaaatatttcctatTATAACGGACGTTTTGGCTGTAATAATTGCgaaattaaaaccaaaaagTGTACAGTTGTGGAAACTCTCTCTGGTAAAAAGCGGATTCGTATATATCCTTTCATCAACGAAATTACTCTAAGAACAGGAGAAAAGATGGAAAAACAAGGGAAAAAAGCAGCCAAacagaatactattattaaagGTGTAAAAGGAAGATCAATTATTGCAGCTCTACCCCTTATTGATGTAGGTACATGTTTCATGCCTGAATACATGCATTCTGTTCTTTTGGGAGTTGTGAAGCAATTTATGGTTCTTTGGTTCGAAAAAACTGGAGATTGGAatgtgaaacattttatgGCTGAAATTGATACCAGATTATTAAACATCTTACCTCCGGATACATTTAGTCGCTTACCACGAAGTATATTCCATTTCAAGTCTTATAAGGCATCCGAATTCTATAATTGGCTCTTATTTTATTCAGTCCCTATTATGATTGATTATTTACCAGAAAAGTATTTCCAACATTGGCTTCTTCTCGTCATAGCTATATTCacgttattacaaaaaaatattaagaaagtaCCAGATCTTGATGAAGCAGaatatttgcttaaattatttgtaagggacattgaaattttatatgatgacCGTCAGTTAACATACAATGTTCATCAGCTGTTACACCTTACCCTCTGTGTGAGACGTTGGGGTCCTCTGTGGGCTAATTCAGCATTTCcattcgaaaattttaatggatttctttcaaattttgtaCATGGCTCGAAACATATCGGCaaagaaattgcaaataatttacaaatagtTAACGGAGTTCAAATTCTAAGAaacaaagttaataaaattaatagatctAATTCGACCCTACAAAAAGATAATGAAGTTAATGGTAATAGCGTGAAAGTAACGTTAAGTGACTCTGAGAGGGAATTGCTAATAGCGCATCAGTTTAGTGTAACTAATATACTAATGTATGCCAGAGCTACAATTTCTAGTAAAACATATACCTctgaaatttataagaaaataaaaagtaatagttACACTGTTTACATTAACTTTCAAgataaatctaatatttatggATCAATCAGATTCTTCTTCAAATCTAAAGGCGtggtatattttatacttcgtcaatttttcgtgaaacatgtaaatattatttataatcaggATACAATGATGAAGGTCAAGCATGTAATACCTGTGGAAGAAAATAGGCatcaatttgttataattaattcaaatgaCATAAACTTTATGCATAAAGttgtgaaaattgaaaattttatatgcaaacaaccaaattttctttctaaaatcTTATGA